The Mercurialis annua linkage group LG2, ddMerAnnu1.2, whole genome shotgun sequence genome contains a region encoding:
- the LOC126666957 gene encoding 3'-5' exonuclease isoform X1, translating into MLKKCATQSVLVKISQIRNVKTRFCFSQFQFSLQNLTERLGNTMHNKQFSSSSSSYSPSSRFPSVSDWEQAQPLTDEDLQAIDAIEATFFQQSTNRKKRHSPPQNDNSDSCPRRTRRQLPNSVLGLLTPFSLSPCRTGDYVKMRYPAMKFGGKILYSRTPADVDKAARELLKSVESIRKETSSASIGFDIEWKPTFKKGVLPGKAAVMQLCIGTDHCHVMHIFHSGIPESLQFLLEDSTLIKVGAGIGNDCVKVFRDYKVSVKAVEDLSYLANKKLGGESKSWGLQSLAEMLVCKELQKPNKIRLGNWETDVLSKAQQEYAATDAFASWQLHQVLRSLPDAKDTADEKSVDLKVVP; encoded by the exons atgttaaaaaaatgcGCCACTCAAAGTGTTCTTGTAAAGATTTCACAAATAAGAAATGTTAAAACTAGGTTTTGTTTTTCTCAATTTCAATTTTCCTTACAGAATCTTACAGAAAGATTGGGAAATACTATGCACAATAAACAATtcagttcttcttcttcttcttattctcCTTCGTCTCGATTCCCTTCAGTTTCAGATTGGGAACAAGCACAGCCCTTAACAGACGAAGATCTCCAAGCAATTGACGCAATCGAAGCGACATTTTTTCAACAATCAACCAATCGCAAAAAACGACATTCACCTCCTCAAAACGACAACTCCGACTCATGCCCCCGCAGAACTCGCAGACAGTTACCTAATTCTGTTTTAGGCCTTTTAACGCCTTTTTCGCTCTCTCCATGTCGAA CCGGTGATTATGTGAAGATGAGATATCCAGCGATGAAATTTGGTGGGAAAATATTGTATAGTAGGACACCGGCTGATGTTGACAAAGCTGCGAGGGAGCTTTTAAAGAGTGTCGAATCTATACGAAAGGAAACAAGTTCTGCTTCTATTGGATTTGATATTGAGTGGAAACCTACTTTTAAAAAAG GTGTTTTGCCTGGAAAGGCAGCAGTAATGCAGTTATGTATTGGCACCGATCATTGTCATGTGATGCATATTTTTCATTCTGGAATCCCCGAGAGTCTGCAGTTTCTTCTTGAGGATTCTACACTTATCAAA GTTGGAGCCGGAATTGGCAATGACTGTGTTAAGGTTTTCAGAGATTATAAAGTATCTGTTAAAGCAGTAGAGGACCTCTCCTATCTGGCAAATAAGAAACTTGGTGGGGAATCCAAAAGTTGGGGTCTTCAATCTCTGGCTGAGATGCTTGTTTGCAAAGAG CTTCAGAAGCCCAATAAAATTAGATTGGGAAACTGGGAAACAGATGTCTTGTCAAAGGCGCAACAAGAGTATGCTGCTACAGATGCTTTTGCTTCTTGGCAACTTCACCAG GTGTTAAGAAGTCTCCCGGATGCGAAGGACACAGCTGATGAAAAAAGTGTGGACCTGAAAGTTGTGCCATAA
- the LOC126666957 gene encoding 3'-5' exonuclease isoform X2, with protein sequence MLKKCATQSVLVKISQIRNVKTRFCFSQFQFSLQNLTERLGNTMHNKQFSSSSSSYSPSSRFPSVSDWEQAQPLTDEDLQAIDAIEATFFQQSTNRKKRHSPPQNDNSDSCPRRTRRQLPNSVLGLLTPFSLSPCRTGDYVKMRYPAMKFGGKILYSRTPADVDKAARELLKSVESIRKETSSASIGFDIEWKPTFKKGVLPGKAAVMQLCIGTDHCHVMHIFHSGIPESLQFLLEDSTLIKVGAGIGNDCVKVFRDYKVSVKAVEDLSYLANKKLGGESKSWGLQSLAEMLVCKEGTSLHII encoded by the exons atgttaaaaaaatgcGCCACTCAAAGTGTTCTTGTAAAGATTTCACAAATAAGAAATGTTAAAACTAGGTTTTGTTTTTCTCAATTTCAATTTTCCTTACAGAATCTTACAGAAAGATTGGGAAATACTATGCACAATAAACAATtcagttcttcttcttcttcttattctcCTTCGTCTCGATTCCCTTCAGTTTCAGATTGGGAACAAGCACAGCCCTTAACAGACGAAGATCTCCAAGCAATTGACGCAATCGAAGCGACATTTTTTCAACAATCAACCAATCGCAAAAAACGACATTCACCTCCTCAAAACGACAACTCCGACTCATGCCCCCGCAGAACTCGCAGACAGTTACCTAATTCTGTTTTAGGCCTTTTAACGCCTTTTTCGCTCTCTCCATGTCGAA CCGGTGATTATGTGAAGATGAGATATCCAGCGATGAAATTTGGTGGGAAAATATTGTATAGTAGGACACCGGCTGATGTTGACAAAGCTGCGAGGGAGCTTTTAAAGAGTGTCGAATCTATACGAAAGGAAACAAGTTCTGCTTCTATTGGATTTGATATTGAGTGGAAACCTACTTTTAAAAAAG GTGTTTTGCCTGGAAAGGCAGCAGTAATGCAGTTATGTATTGGCACCGATCATTGTCATGTGATGCATATTTTTCATTCTGGAATCCCCGAGAGTCTGCAGTTTCTTCTTGAGGATTCTACACTTATCAAA GTTGGAGCCGGAATTGGCAATGACTGTGTTAAGGTTTTCAGAGATTATAAAGTATCTGTTAAAGCAGTAGAGGACCTCTCCTATCTGGCAAATAAGAAACTTGGTGGGGAATCCAAAAGTTGGGGTCTTCAATCTCTGGCTGAGATGCTTGTTTGCAAAGAG GGCACTTCATTGCACATAATTTAA
- the LOC126667848 gene encoding DNA repair protein RAD50: protein MSTVDKMLIKGIRSFDPENKNVITFFKPLTLIVGPNGAGKTTIIECLKLSCTGELPPNARSGHSFIHDPKVAGETETKGQIKLRFKTAAGKDVVCIRSFQLTQKASKMEYKAIESVLQTINPHTGEKVCLSYRCADMDREIPALMGVSKAILENVIFVHQDEANWPLQDPSTLKKKFDDIFSATRYTKALEVIKKLHKDQAQEIKTFKLKLENLQTLKDSAYKLRESITQDEERTESLKVQIQELENKVQNIDLKIQQSETTMKDLRKLQEQIMTKTVERRTLFKEQQRQYEALEEENEDPDEDLMEWKTKFDEKVAQLDSSISKLEREMEDMEIKSSFRKKCITEYTREISRLETEAEANMSLKSERDSTIQKLCTRYNLGSLPHAPFSEENAVDLTNKLKSRLIDLEKDLQEKKTSIDLEVKTAENRYWDVNDRWKNSNAQKHAKIEIKNGILNRITEKEHERASFEEQISHVNLSHIDEREKNTRIEVERKTSQLAERSFESNIRQKQSELYGIDQQIKVLNREKDILAGDSEDRVKLSLKKAELENHKKKHKKIIDEYKDRIKGVLKGRLPPDKDIKKEITQVLRSLGLEFDDLNSKSGEAEKEVNVLQMKIQEVNNNQSKSRKDMESRKRFIESKLRSLDQQSLSVDCYLKALDLSKDKRDDRKSKYNVADGMRRMFEPFEKVARAHHFCPCCERPFSAEEEDEFVKKQRVKAASTSEHIKALASESSNADSYFQQLDKLRVVYEEYVKIGKETIPQAEKHLHDLTEELDQKSQALDDVLGVFAQIKADKELVEALVQPVETADRLYQEIQLWQKQVDDLEYKLDFRGQSVKSMEEIQSELSSLQGTKEALHSELENLREEQRYMENDLSHMQLRWHALREEKVMAANTLQNVKKAEEELERLVEEKNQVELDEKHLAEALGPLSKEREKLESYYSQLKVKVEQEYEEQKKQLSNYQWEVDTLLKLGSKIKEYNDLKKGEKLKDMQEKLSLSESQLQNCDDRKKEISTELNKFTDLKKNQDRLKRDIEDNLNYRKTKAAVDKLNQEIESLEEEMLKIGGVSSFETELARHLQERDRLLSELNKCRGTMSVYQSNISKNKVDLKQAQYKDIDKRYFDQLIQLKTTEMANKDLDRYYNALDKALMRFHTMKMEEINKIIRELWQQTYRGQDIDYISIHSDSEGAGTRSYSYKVVMQTGDAELEMRGRCSAGQKVLASLIIRLALAETFCLNCGILALDEPTTNLDGPNAESLAAALLRIMDDRKGQENFQLIVITHDERFAQLIGQRQHAERYYRVMKDDHQHSIIESQEIFD from the exons ATGAGTACGGTGGACAAGATGCTGATTAAAGGAATCCGGAGTTTCGACCCGGAGAACAAAAACGTCATCACCTTCTTTAAACCCTTAACCCTAATCGTCGGCCCCAACGGCGCCGGAAAAACT ACTATTATAGAGTGTTTAAAGCTATCTTGCACAGGGGAGTTGCCTCCAAATGCAAGGTCTGGTCACAGTTTTATTCATGATCCTAAG GTTGCAGGAGAAACAGAAACAAAAGGACAAATTAAGCTGAGATTTAAGACTGCAGCAGGGAAAGATGTAGTGTGCATTAGGTCATTTCAGCTTACGCAAAAAGCTTCGAAAATGGAATATAAGGCTATTGAGAGTGTGCTTCAAACAATTAATCCGCATACCGGAGag AAAGTTTGCCTTAGCTACAGATGTGCTGACATGGACCGAGAAATTCCTGCTTTAATGGGGGTCTCTAAAGCCATTCTAGAAAATGTTATATTTGTTCACCAAGATGAAGCTAACTGGCCACTGCAAGATCCTTCCACATTGAAGAAGAAGTTTGATGATATCTTCTCTGCTACTCG ATATACAAAGGCTTTGGAGGTTATTAAAAAACTTCATAAGGATCAGGCTCAAGAAATAAAGACATTTAAACTAAAACTGGAGAATCTTCAAACTTTGAAGGACTCTGCATATAAG CTTCGAGAAAGCATTACTCAAGATGAAGAAAGAACAGAATCTTTAAAAGTCCAAATTCAAGAGTTGGAAAACAAAGTCCAGaatattgatttgaaaattCAGCAAAGCGAAACAACTATGAAAGACTTGAGAAAACTACAGGAGCAGATAATGACAAAAACTGTGGAAAGGAGAACTTTATTTAAGGAGCAGCAGAGACAGTATGAAGCTCTTGAGGAGGAAAATGAAG aCCCTGATGAAGATTTGATGGAATGGAAAACCAAGTTTGATGAAAAGGTTGCTCAATTGGATTCTAGCATTAGCAAGCTGGAGAGGGAAATGGAGGACATGGAGATAAAATCTTCTTTTCGTAAGAAGTGCATTACTGAGTATACCCGGGAGATTAGCAGGCTTGAGACTGAAGCTGAA GCTAACATGTCCCTGAAGAGTGAAAGAGATTCCACCATCCAGAAACTTTGCACGAGATACAATTTAGGGTCTCTTCCACATGCCCCTTTCAGTGAGGAAAATGCTGTGGACCTCACAAATAAACTAAAATCAAGGTTGATCGACCTCGAGAAGGATTTGCAAGAAAAAAAG ACATCAATTGACCTTGAAGTTAAGACAGCGGAAAATCGCTACTGGGATGTAAATGATCGCTGGAAAAACAGCAATGCTCAGAAGCATGCTAAAATAGAAATAAAG AATGGCATTTTGAATCGCATTACGGAGAAGGAACATGAGCGTGCTTCATTTGAAGAACAAATTTCGCATGTTAATCTTTCTCATATTGATGAAAGAGAAAAGAATACG CGAATTGAAGTTGAAAGAAAGACAAGCCAACTGGCTGAAAGATCATTTGAATCAAACATTCGTCAAAAGCAAAGTGAGCTTTATGGCATTGACCAACAGATTAAGGTGCTGAATAGGGAGAAGGACATCTTGGCTGGAGATTCTGAGGATAGAGTGAAACTGTCCTTGAAGAAGGCAGAGTTGGAGAATCACAAgaagaaacacaaaaaaat AATTGATGAATACAAGGATAGGATCAAAGGAGTGCTAAAAGGGAGGCTTCCTCCTGATAAGGATATAAAGAAGGAAATTACTCAAGTTTTAAG ATCCCTCGGATTGGAATTTGATGACTTGAACTCGAAATCTGGTGAAGCTGAGAAGGAGGTGAATGTGCTGCAGATGAAAATTCAAGAAGTTAATAATAACCAGTCCAAATCTCGCAAGGATATGGAAT CAAGAAAGAGGTTCATCGAATCAAAACTCCGGTCATTGGATCAACAATCACTTAGCGTTGACTGTTACCTTAAAGCGTTGGACTTATCTAAGGATAAAAGAGATGATCGGAAAAG CAAGTACAATGTTGCAGATGGTATGCGGCGGATGTTTGAACCTTTTGAAAAAGTAGCTCGTGCCCATCATTTTTGCCCTTGTTGTGAGCGTCCTTTCTCTGCTGAAGAAGAAGACGAGtttgttaaaaag CAAAGAGTGAAGGCTGCGAGTACTTCTGAGCACATTAAAGCGTTGGCTTCAGAGTCCTCCAATGCAGATTCTTATTTTCAGCAGCTGGACAAGCTTCGTGTGGTTTACGAGGAATATGTAAAAATTGGCAAGGAAACAATTCCTCAAGCAGAGAAACATTTGCATGACCTTACAGAAGAGCTAGATCAGAAGTCTCAAGCCCTTGATGAT GTGCTGGGTGTTTTTGCTCAAATAAAAGCTGACAAGGAATTAGTTGAGGCCTTGGTGCAACCTGTTGAAACTGCTGATAGGCTTTATCAAGAAATTCAACTTTGGCAAAAGCAAGTTGATGATTTGGAGTATAAGCTTGACTTTCGTGGCCAGAGTGTCAAATCAATGGAAGAAATTCAGTCAGAGCTGAGTAGTTTGCAGGGCACAAA GGAAGCTTTGCATAGTGAACTGGAAAATCTCAGGGAGGAACAGAGGTACATGGAAAATGATTTGTCACACATGCAACTGAGGTGGCATGCCCTAAGGGAGGAGAAAGTTATGGCAGCTAACACTCTACAAAATGTCAAGAAGGCAGAAGAAGAATTGGAACGTTTGGTTGAGGAGAAAAACCAAGTGGAGCTTGATGAAAAG CATTTGGCAGAGGCTCTTGGCCCTTTATCtaaggagagagaaaaattaGAAAGTTATTACAGTCAATTGAAAGTCAAAGTTGAGCAGGAATATGAGGAGCAGAAAAAACAATTGAGTAATTATCAGTGGGAAGTTGACACACTGCTTAAGCTTGGCTCTAAAATTAAGGA GTATAATGACTTGAAGAAGGGGGAGAAATTGAAGGACATGCAAGAAAAGCTCTCTCTTTCGGAGTCTCAACTTCAAAATTGTGATGATAGGAAGAAGGAGATCTCAACTGAATTAAACAAATTCACAGACCTTAAGAAGAATCAAGATAGACTAAAAAGAGATATTGAAGATAACTTGAATTACAGGAAAACAAAGGCTGCAGTGGATAAGCTTAACCAGGAGATTGAATCATTGGAGGAGGAAATGCTGAAGATTGGTGGAGTTTCTTCATTTGAAACCGAACTTGCAAGACACTTGCAAGAAAGAGATAGACTTCTTTCAGAG TTAAACAAGTGCCGGGGTACGATGTCAGTATACCAGAGCAATATTTCGAAGAATAAAGTTGATCTAAAACAGGCTCAATATAAGGATATTGACAAGAGGTACTTTGATCAGCTAATTCAGCTAAAG ACAACTGAAATGGCAAACAAGGACCTGGACAGATACTACAATGCACTTGACAA AGCACTGATGCGCTTCCACACAATGAAGATGGAGgagataaataaaatcattagGGAATTGTGGCAACAAACATACAGAGGACAGGATATAGATTACATTAGTATTCATTCAGATTCTGAAGGTGCTGGGACCCGTTCTTATAGCTACAAG GTGGTGATGCAAACTGGTGATGCAGAGCTAGAAATGAGAGGAAGGTGTAGTGCCGGTCAGAAG GTCCTTGCTTCTCTTATCATTCGGTTGGCTTTAGCTGAAACATTCTGCCTCAACTGTGGAATATTAGCTTTAGATGAACCTACCACAAACTTGGATGGCCCAAATGCAGAGAGCCTCGCTGCAGCTCTCCTTAG AATCATGGACGATAGGAAGGGACAAGAGAATTTTCAGCTGATTGTAATTACTCATGATGAGCGTTTTGCTCAACTAATCGGTCAGCGACAGCATGCAGAAAGATATTACCGAGTGATGAAGGATGATCA CCAGCACAGCATAATTGAATCCCAAGAGATTTTTGATTGA